ATGAAGGTTTAAGTATTCGTTTACTTTGTGAAATTGCGGGTATTGCACGATCTGCATACTATAAGTGGCTAAATCGTACTCCTTCACCCAGAGAAATACTGAATAAAGAAATCATCGAAGAGATGAAAACTCTCCATGAAAAAGTTGATGGCATCTTTGGTTATCGTCAAATGACCCTTCAGATGAACAGAAAGTTCAAGGAGAAACTTAATCATAAAAGAATTTATCGGTTGATGAAAGTGGCTGGATTACGCTCAGTCATTCGTATCAAGAAGAAGCACTATAAACGCTCTACACCTCAGCATGTGGCAGACAATATATTAAATCGTGAATTTACAGCCGAAAAACCAAATGAAAA
The sequence above is drawn from the Desertibacillus haloalkaliphilus genome and encodes:
- a CDS encoding IS3 family transposase, with amino-acid sequence EGLSIRLLCEIAGIARSAYYKWLNRTPSPREILNKEIIEEMKTLHEKVDGIFGYRQMTLQMNRKFKEKLNHKRIYRLMKVAGLRSVIRIKKKHYKRSTPQHVADNILNREFTAEKPNEKWVTDVTEFKYGQSKKAYLSAIRDLYDGSIVSYVLGHSNNNQLVFKTLDQA